ACGCACCGAGAACTCTCCTTCGGTTCGTGGCAGAGGTTGATACGACTCAGGGGTCGGTCCACAAAGGAGTTGACGGACATCCCCAATGTTAGTCTTCACCAGCCTCGAGTAGCGTGTTGGTAGCTtgccggcctgcagtgaccaaggTTGTTCGGCGGGCTGGTCGTTCGCTGGAGATGAAGTAGGTGGGGGCGGTTGTGTCGGCggacttggcttggctggttggtcgccTGGTGACACCATCGCCTTTCGTTTTCCAACGACCACAAGACGGGCCTGGGATTCTACAGCTCCACTCTtcctgggtgggggtggcatcGCTGGAATCCCGGGGGTTGAAGTAGTCGGAGTTGTAGGTGGCGATTCCATCTGGGCCTGGTTAAAGACCGTGTCCGCCACTGGCGAGTCGTCAACTGGATCCTGCAAAGCTGGAACAGCTGGCCTCACTGGTGTTGACTTGGGCTTGGGGGGTACAACGGGAAAAGTCGCCGCCGGTAGTTGAGCTACCGGTTTTGACCTCCCCcggtccgcc
The sequence above is drawn from the Gigantopelta aegis isolate Gae_Host chromosome 6, Gae_host_genome, whole genome shotgun sequence genome and encodes:
- the LOC121374241 gene encoding opioid growth factor receptor-like, whose translation is MKQDVCSCSLELPPHLGGLITTYGVLLEYRVAYTGSRATVTLVYGDPVKKPTRRRRRRKTDAPGADRGRSKPVAQLPAATFPVVPPKPKSTPVRPAVPALQDPVDDSPVADTVFNQAQMESPPTTPTTSTPGIPAMPPPPRKSGAVESQARLVVVGKRKAMVSPGDQPAKPSPPTQPPPPTSSPANDQPAEQPWSLQAGKLPTRYSRLVKTNIGDVRQLLCGPTPESYQPLPRTEGEFSVRRITINDGRGICLTVPWKGLFNQGMFLDEMDNPTIHRVIKTVYRPITESIAKSANRYALTHLDSSLFIASP